DNA from Acidimicrobiia bacterium:
CTCCTCCTCGAACTGGGAGAGCATCTCCTGGGCGTCGTACGGCCCGTAGAAGGGCTGGCCACTCGAGTCGTCGCCCGGCCCGGCGTGGTCGCGGCCCACGATGAAGTAGGTGCAGCCGTGGTTCTTGCGGATGATGGCGTGCCACACCGCCTCGCGCGGTCCGGCCATCCGCATGGCGAGGGGGAGCAGTGCCAGCTCGGCCGTGTTATTGGGGTACCGCGACATGACGGCTTGATAGGCGCGCACCCGGGTGTAGTGGTCCACATCTCCGGGCTTGGTCATCCCGACCACGGGGTGGATCAACAGATTGGCCTTGACCTCGCGGGCAGCGCGGACCGTGAGTTCGAGGTGGGCCCGGTGCATCGGGTTGCGGGTCTGGAACGCCACGATCCTTCGCCAGCCTCGTCGGGCGAAACGCTGACGGACCTCGGCCGGAGTCATTCGCAGCGTGGCGAAGTCGTAGTGGTGGGGGAGGCCGACGGCTTCGATCGTGCCTCCGACGTACCAGGGGTGGGTGCGGTCGAGCAGGTGGGCGACGCCGGGGTGCTTGCGATCGGTGGTGCCGAACACCTGGCGGGCTTCCTCCTCGCGGTCCGGCTGCCACACATCCGAAACCCGGAGCGCGCCCAGCATCACTCCCTCGTCGTCGCGGAGGGCCAGCATGTCGCCCTCCGCGAGTGATTTCGCCAATTCCTCGGGCACGTCGAGCGTGATCGGGATCGGCCACAACGTGCCATCGGCGAGTCGCATCTCGTCGCGCACCCGCTCGTAGTCGGCTCGCCCGAGAAATCCGGTCAATGGCGAGAACCCACCGTTTGCCAACAACTCGTAGTCGCAGAGGTGCCGGGGCGACAGGTCGAGGGACGGCCAGTCGCGTGACTGTTCTTTCATCTCGTCGGCGCGAGCCTGGTCGACGATCAGGTCGACGAGAGAGCCGCCGTGGGGCGCGATCAGGCTGTCGGACACGATGCGGTTCCTTCCGGACGAGGGCCGCAGGCGATGGCGCCGCGGCGGGGCCCCCAGTGTACCGGGTCGCGTTTCAGCCCCCGGAGGGGTCAGGAGGGGCTGCCCTAGACTCGCCCGCCTTGGATCCTTCTCTCGTCCTCTCCGCGTGGGCCAGCGGCATCGCCGCGGGGTTGGCGCTGGTCGCAGCCTGGCGTGTCGTCGGATCCGGGTACGCCCTCCTCGCGGCGGGGGTGGCGCTCCTCTTCGGTATCCCGGCGGCATTGGCCGGCGGGGGTCCGGCGGCGTGGGCGGGCTGCGGGCTGGTGTTGATGGCGGCGGCGATGTCGCGTCGCCCTCCTGCGGTTGTGATCCTGGCGGCGGCGGCCGCCTGTTCGTTCGGTGCCGCCGCCGCGCTCGCCGACCGCCCGCTCCTTGCCATCTCCGGGGGGTTGTTTCTCGGGGCGGTGACCAGCGAGATGATGCTCGGGCACTGGTACCTGGTCGACCCGCGCCTGCCGCGGCCCGCCCTTCGGCGGCTCGCCATCATCGGAGCGGCCGGGGGTGTCATCGACGCGGCGCTGGTCGCGGCCCACGGAGGCGTGCCGTGGGCTCCGGCCGAAGCAGTGACGGGCTGGGCGTTCGTGGTGCTGGCGGCCACCACGGTCCTGCTCATGGTGGCCGTCGGCCTGGCGCTACGGGAGCGGGGCTACTCGGGGGTGATGGCCGCCACCGGCCTCTCTTATCTCGCCATGCTCACCGCCGCCGGCGCGATGGTCCTGGGAAGGATGCTGTAGAGAGTCAAGAGCCAAGATTCAAGAATCAAGAAGCGCGACTCGCAGTCGGAGATACGACGGATCTCGGATCTGCGATTCGGACGAGCTCTTGGCTCTTGACTCTTGGCTCTTGGCGGAGCCCGGCGAAGCCGGGCGACCCCTTACACTCCGCCCCGCATGAAGATCTACACCAGGCGGGGTGACGACGGGTCGACCGGGCTGTTTCATGGGGGCAGGGTGGCGAAGGACGAGACCGGGCCTGAGGCTTACGGGACGGTCGACGAGGCGGTTTCGGCACTCGGGGTGGCCCGGGCCCTCGCCTCAGGGGACCTGGCCGACCAGATTCTCAGTGTTCAGCGTGACCTGTTCGTCGTGGCGGCGGAGCTGGCCACTTCGGCGGAGCGTCGCGGCTTGCTGGAAGCGGGGGTGTCGCTCACCACTGCGTCGATGGTGGTCGCCCTCGAGGCGCGGATCGACGACATCGAAG
Protein-coding regions in this window:
- a CDS encoding bifunctional sulfate adenylyltransferase/adenylylsulfate kinase, with amino-acid sequence MVSDSLIAPHGGSLVDLIVDQARADEMKEQSRDWPSLDLSPRHLCDYELLANGGFSPLTGFLGRADYERVRDEMRLADGTLWPIPITLDVPEELAKSLAEGDMLALRDDEGVMLGALRVSDVWQPDREEEARQVFGTTDRKHPGVAHLLDRTHPWYVGGTIEAVGLPHHYDFATLRMTPAEVRQRFARRGWRRIVAFQTRNPMHRAHLELTVRAAREVKANLLIHPVVGMTKPGDVDHYTRVRAYQAVMSRYPNNTAELALLPLAMRMAGPREAVWHAIIRKNHGCTYFIVGRDHAGPGDDSSGQPFYGPYDAQEMLSQFEEELGVGMVPFKMMVYLPDEDEYRPMDEVADGTKTLSISGTDLRDRLQDGREIPEWFTFAQVADELRKTHPPRSRQGFTIFMTGLSGSGKSTVANVLRIKLLEMGGRPVTLLDGDIVRKNLSSELGFSKEHRDLNITRIGYVASEITKNGGIAICAPIAPYDEVRRLVRETIEPVGGFELVWISTPIDVCESRDRKGLYAKARAGIIKEFTGISDPYEEPADADVVIDTSDITPEHAAQRIILHLESQGYIDASRD
- a CDS encoding cob(I)yrinic acid a,c-diamide adenosyltransferase, with translation MKIYTRRGDDGSTGLFHGGRVAKDETGPEAYGTVDEAVSALGVARALASGDLADQILSVQRDLFVVAAELATSAERRGLLEAGVSLTTASMVVALEARIDDIEAERGLPNEFIVPGGSPVAAALDLARSITRRAERRAVTHVRHSGIEDSFVVPYLNRLADYLYVLARSAEAAWIPSRTEAEESG